One window of the Pseudarthrobacter sp. ATCC 49987 genome contains the following:
- a CDS encoding arsenate reductase ArsC, with translation MSTETAKKPSVLFVCVHNAGRSQMAAAFLTTLSDGAIEVRSAGSQPADKVNPAAVEAMAELGIDMSAEIPKVLTTEAVKESDVVITMGCGDTCPIFPGKRYEDWELEDPAGQGVESVRPIRDEIKARIEDLIASLTPAAK, from the coding sequence GTGAGCACCGAAACCGCCAAGAAGCCCTCCGTCCTGTTTGTCTGCGTCCACAACGCCGGACGCTCCCAGATGGCCGCAGCCTTCCTCACCACGCTGTCCGACGGCGCCATCGAGGTCCGCTCCGCCGGCTCCCAGCCCGCCGACAAGGTCAACCCGGCCGCCGTCGAGGCCATGGCAGAACTCGGCATCGACATGTCCGCCGAGATCCCGAAGGTCCTCACCACCGAAGCCGTCAAGGAATCCGACGTCGTGATCACCATGGGCTGCGGCGACACCTGCCCGATCTTCCCCGGCAAGCGCTACGAGGACTGGGAACTGGAGGACCCGGCCGGCCAGGGGGTCGAGTCCGTCCGTCCGATCCGCGACGAGATCAAGGCCCGCATCGAGGACCTCATCGCATCCCTCACCCCCGCCGCCAAGTAG
- the arsB gene encoding ACR3 family arsenite efflux transporter — MQTDPSPALEGEVAVVGKLSTLDRFLPVWIIAAMVLGLLLGSFIPGLNTALESVKIGEVSLPIAIGLLVMMYPVLAKVRYDQAHRVVGDRKLMVTSLVLNWVLAPAFMFALAWIFIPDLPEYRTGLIIVGLARCIAMVMIWNDLACGDREAAAVLVAINSVFQVIAFGALGWFYLQLLPGWLGLPTTSADFSFWAITASVLVFLGIPLLAGFLTRTIGEKAKGRDWYEGTFLPKLGPWALYGLLFTITLLFALQGGTITSRPLDVIRIALPLLVYFLVVFGAGMLIGKWLDLGYAKTTTLAFTAAGNNFELAIAVAIGTFGVTSGQALAGVVGPLIEVPVLVALVYVALWARTRFFTSSALSV; from the coding sequence ATCCAGACTGACCCGTCGCCCGCCCTTGAAGGCGAGGTTGCCGTTGTCGGCAAACTCTCCACCCTGGACCGTTTCCTGCCCGTGTGGATCATCGCAGCTATGGTCCTGGGGCTGCTCCTGGGCAGCTTCATCCCGGGCCTGAACACTGCCCTCGAGTCGGTCAAGATCGGCGAAGTCTCGCTGCCAATAGCCATCGGGCTGCTGGTGATGATGTACCCCGTGCTGGCCAAGGTCCGCTACGACCAGGCGCACCGCGTCGTCGGGGACCGCAAGCTGATGGTCACCTCGCTGGTCCTGAACTGGGTGCTGGCCCCGGCGTTCATGTTCGCCCTGGCCTGGATCTTCATCCCGGACCTGCCCGAGTACCGGACCGGCCTGATCATCGTGGGCCTGGCCCGCTGCATCGCCATGGTGATGATCTGGAACGACCTCGCCTGTGGGGACCGGGAAGCTGCCGCCGTGCTGGTTGCCATCAATTCCGTCTTCCAGGTCATCGCGTTCGGCGCGCTCGGCTGGTTTTACCTGCAGCTGCTGCCGGGATGGTTGGGCCTGCCGACCACCAGTGCCGACTTCTCCTTCTGGGCCATCACCGCTTCCGTCCTGGTTTTCCTGGGAATCCCGCTGCTGGCCGGATTTCTCACCCGCACGATCGGCGAAAAGGCCAAGGGCCGCGACTGGTACGAAGGAACGTTCCTGCCGAAGCTCGGCCCGTGGGCGCTGTACGGCCTCCTCTTCACGATCACCCTGCTTTTCGCCCTGCAGGGCGGCACCATCACCTCCCGTCCGTTGGACGTCATCCGCATCGCCCTGCCGCTGCTGGTCTACTTCCTGGTGGTCTTCGGCGCCGGCATGCTGATCGGCAAGTGGCTGGACCTCGGCTACGCCAAGACCACCACCCTGGCGTTCACCGCCGCGGGCAACAACTTTGAACTCGCCATCGCGGTGGCAATCGGCACTTTCGGTGTCACGTCCGGCCAAGCCCTCGCCGGCGTCGTCGGGCCCTTGATCGAGGTCCCCGTGCTTGTTGCACTGGTGTACGTGGCACTTTGGGCCCGCACACGCTTCTTCACGTCCAGCGCCCTTTCCGTCTAA
- a CDS encoding ArsR/SmtB family transcription factor: MNSLQTVEPALDAACCAPSARPILSAEDARQKALVFKALADPTRLRLLSMVKAEASGESCVCDLTEPLDLGQPTVSHHLKILVDAGLLHREKRGTWAYYSLVPGALEQTAGLLATL; encoded by the coding sequence ATGAATTCTCTGCAAACTGTTGAGCCGGCCCTCGACGCGGCCTGCTGTGCACCGTCCGCGCGGCCGATCCTCAGCGCGGAGGATGCCCGTCAAAAGGCCCTCGTCTTCAAGGCCCTGGCTGATCCGACCCGGCTGCGTCTGCTCTCCATGGTCAAGGCCGAAGCGTCCGGTGAATCCTGCGTCTGCGACCTCACCGAGCCGCTGGACCTGGGCCAACCCACCGTCTCCCATCACTTGAAGATCCTGGTCGACGCCGGCCTGCTGCACCGTGAAAAACGCGGCACGTGGGCCTACTACTCCCTCGTCCCTGGCGCCCTGGAGCAGACGGCCGGCCTCCTGGCCACCTTGTAA
- the arsA gene encoding arsenical pump-driving ATPase: MKFLENAPRFLFFTGKGGVGKTSVACATALTLAKSGQKVLLVSTDPASNVGQVFGVTIGNTVTPIQDVPGLLALEIDPEQAAEAYRERIIAPVRGLLPETELAGIAESLSGSCTTEIASFDEFTNLLAGDTSYGDYDHIVFDTAPTGHTIRLLQLPGSWTDFLAAGKGDPSCLGPLSGLDKHKQVYAQAVQALTDPARTRLVLVSRAQTSSLSEIERTYLELNQIGIGGGYVVVNGVLPEAAGDEELAQALRAREAAAIAAIPEAVAGLPRDVLDLKPGNMVGIAALESLFAPTSGAEIPDDAALVAEIEDAPLAALVNEVELGGHGLVMCMGKGGVGKTTVAAAVAVALAKRGHAVHLTTTDPAAHLTETLHGSIPGLTVSRIDPEAAIQEYRDHVMETKGRSLDDDGRAALAEDLMSPCTDEVAVFRQFSKVVQESRRHFVVIDTAPTGHTLLLLDATGSYHREIARQVGDTMGFVTPLMRLQDPAQTKVVLVTLAETTPVLEAQELKSDLERAGIHPWAWVINNSIAAAHPQTPFLRARAASEIEQITKVHTLTDRVALIPLLPEEPIGEEKLSALTALSSLPA; encoded by the coding sequence GTGAAGTTTCTCGAGAACGCGCCCCGTTTCCTGTTCTTTACCGGCAAAGGCGGTGTGGGCAAGACCTCGGTAGCGTGTGCAACAGCGCTCACCCTTGCCAAGTCCGGTCAAAAGGTTTTGCTGGTCAGCACCGACCCCGCATCCAATGTGGGGCAGGTCTTCGGCGTGACCATCGGGAACACTGTCACTCCCATCCAGGATGTACCGGGCTTATTGGCGCTGGAAATTGACCCGGAGCAGGCCGCCGAGGCCTACCGGGAGCGGATCATCGCACCTGTCCGCGGGCTCCTGCCCGAGACTGAACTGGCCGGCATCGCCGAGAGCCTCTCGGGCTCCTGCACCACCGAGATCGCCTCCTTCGACGAGTTCACCAACCTGCTCGCCGGCGACACCTCCTACGGCGACTACGACCACATCGTCTTCGATACCGCGCCGACCGGCCACACGATCCGGCTGCTGCAGCTGCCCGGCTCCTGGACCGATTTCCTGGCGGCAGGCAAAGGGGACCCGTCCTGCCTTGGCCCCCTGTCGGGACTCGACAAGCACAAGCAGGTGTACGCCCAAGCGGTCCAGGCCCTCACGGACCCGGCGAGGACCCGGCTTGTCCTGGTCAGCCGCGCGCAGACATCGTCACTGAGCGAAATTGAGCGGACGTACCTCGAACTCAACCAGATCGGGATCGGGGGAGGATACGTCGTCGTCAACGGCGTCCTGCCGGAAGCCGCAGGGGACGAGGAGCTGGCGCAGGCACTGCGGGCCCGGGAGGCCGCTGCCATCGCAGCCATTCCCGAGGCGGTCGCCGGTCTGCCCCGTGATGTCCTGGATCTGAAACCGGGCAATATGGTCGGCATTGCGGCGCTTGAATCCCTGTTCGCGCCCACTTCCGGCGCCGAGATCCCTGATGATGCCGCGCTGGTCGCCGAGATTGAGGACGCCCCACTGGCTGCCCTGGTGAACGAAGTGGAGCTCGGCGGCCACGGCCTCGTGATGTGCATGGGCAAGGGCGGGGTCGGGAAGACCACCGTCGCTGCCGCCGTTGCAGTCGCCCTGGCCAAACGCGGGCATGCGGTCCACCTCACCACGACCGATCCCGCAGCCCACCTCACCGAAACACTCCACGGCTCCATCCCGGGCCTCACGGTTTCGCGCATCGATCCGGAAGCAGCCATCCAGGAGTACCGCGATCACGTGATGGAGACCAAGGGCAGGAGCCTGGACGATGACGGGCGCGCGGCCCTCGCCGAGGACCTGATGTCCCCGTGCACGGACGAGGTGGCTGTCTTCCGGCAGTTCTCCAAGGTGGTCCAGGAATCCCGCCGGCACTTCGTGGTGATCGACACGGCACCGACCGGACACACCTTGCTGCTTCTGGACGCCACCGGTTCGTACCACCGGGAGATCGCCCGCCAGGTCGGCGACACCATGGGCTTCGTGACGCCCCTCATGCGGCTGCAGGACCCGGCCCAGACCAAGGTTGTCCTGGTCACGCTGGCCGAAACAACGCCGGTACTGGAAGCCCAAGAGCTGAAGAGTGATTTGGAACGGGCCGGAATCCACCCGTGGGCCTGGGTCATCAACAACTCGATCGCGGCAGCACACCCGCAGACGCCTTTCCTGCGGGCCCGCGCCGCGAGCGAAATCGAACAGATCACGAAGGTGCACACCCTGACCGACCGGGTCGCCCTCATTCCGTTGCTGCCCGAGGAACCCATCGGCGAGGAGAAGTTGTCGGCCCTGACTGCCCTCAGTTCCCTGCCTGCCTGA
- the arsD gene encoding arsenite efflux transporter metallochaperone ArsD — protein sequence MPAIRIYESALCCDTGVCGPDVDQSLVAVTADVRHLQGLGADIARHNLASEPTAFAEDETVRGFMHLVGSKGLPLTIVDGVTVATGSYPSRGQLLAFAGLGEAKVDPQSRPELGLSEKTGGCCGGSTSCC from the coding sequence ATGCCTGCCATCCGAATCTACGAATCCGCCCTCTGCTGTGACACCGGGGTTTGCGGCCCCGACGTCGACCAGTCCCTCGTGGCTGTGACCGCGGACGTGCGTCATCTCCAGGGCCTCGGTGCCGACATTGCGCGCCACAACCTCGCCAGCGAACCGACTGCCTTCGCGGAGGACGAAACGGTCCGCGGGTTCATGCACCTGGTCGGATCCAAAGGCCTGCCGCTCACCATCGTCGACGGCGTTACGGTCGCCACCGGCAGCTACCCGAGCCGCGGGCAGTTGCTCGCCTTCGCCGGACTGGGCGAAGCCAAGGTTGACCCGCAGTCCCGCCCGGAGCTCGGACTGAGTGAAAAAACCGGCGGCTGCTGCGGCGGCTCGACGAGCTGCTGCTAG
- a CDS encoding Maf family protein, which translates to MTRLILASQSPARTKLLTDAGIRHEILVSDVDEDAVQARYGVTDPHDTALLLARAKAEAVASLPEADGALVIGCDSVFEFDGEAHGKPYTADVAKERMLRMSGSKGVLHTGHWLVDCRDTEGTDESQAAGSGATLGHVTSAEVHFMEMTPEEIDTYIATGEPLQCAGSFTIDGYGGAFIRKVDGDPHAVVGLSISTLRGLLGQAQVGITELWTSGAADPALLRAE; encoded by the coding sequence GTGACCCGCCTTATCCTTGCCTCCCAGTCCCCTGCCCGCACCAAGCTGCTGACCGATGCCGGCATCCGGCACGAAATCCTCGTCTCGGACGTCGACGAGGACGCCGTCCAGGCCCGCTACGGCGTGACAGACCCGCACGACACCGCCCTGCTGCTTGCCCGGGCCAAGGCTGAGGCCGTCGCCTCGCTGCCCGAAGCCGACGGCGCCCTGGTGATCGGCTGCGATTCGGTCTTTGAGTTCGACGGCGAGGCACACGGCAAGCCGTACACGGCCGACGTCGCCAAAGAGCGGATGCTGCGGATGAGCGGCAGCAAAGGAGTGCTGCACACCGGCCACTGGCTCGTGGACTGCAGGGACACCGAGGGCACCGATGAGTCCCAGGCCGCCGGCTCCGGCGCCACCCTCGGGCATGTCACCTCCGCCGAGGTCCACTTCATGGAGATGACCCCCGAGGAAATCGACACCTACATCGCTACCGGGGAGCCACTGCAGTGCGCTGGCTCCTTCACGATCGACGGCTACGGCGGGGCCTTCATCCGCAAGGTCGACGGCGACCCGCACGCCGTCGTCGGGCTGTCCATTTCCACCCTCCGCGGGCTGCTGGGACAGGCGCAGGTGGGCATCACCGAACTGTGGACCAGCGGCGCAGCGGATCCCGCACTGCTCCGGGCCGAGTGA
- a CDS encoding acetyl/propionyl/methylcrotonyl-CoA carboxylase subunit alpha, which yields MSKVLIANRGEIAVRIIRAARDEGLASVAVYADPDRDALHVKLADEAYALGGNTAAESYLVMDKLIEVAHRSGADAIHPGYGFLAENAEFAAKVIDAGITWIGPSPAAIAALGDKVQARHIAEKVGAPQVPGTADPVESAEEILEFVDKFGLPVAIKAAFGGGGRGIKVARTREEIPELFESAVREAVAAFGRGECFIERFLDAPRHVETQCLADAYGNVVVVSTRDCSLQRRNQKLVEEAPAPFLTEEQNRRLYESSKAILKEAGYLGAGTCEFLVGQDGTISFLEVNTRLQVEHCVSEEVTGIDLVREQFRLARGEELGYGDPEVRGHSIEFRITGEDPGRNFMPAPGTITRLLNPTGPGVRIDSGVEQGDVISGNFDSMLSKLIVTGATRAQALQRARRALEEMVVEGIPTVIPFDLAVVTNPDFAPADGPFKVHTRWIETAFVNDIPAWTPTGTETEPADGGERQRVVVEVGGKRLEVVLPASLGTGTGSGAAKPAKVKKRSRSGGGVAAASGNALTSPMQGTIVKVAVVEGDLVAEGDLVVVLEAMKMEQPLTAHRAGIVIGLAAAAGETVSAGAIIALIEDAAAE from the coding sequence ATGAGCAAGGTGCTGATCGCCAACCGCGGCGAAATCGCGGTGCGCATCATTCGCGCCGCGCGCGATGAAGGCCTCGCCTCAGTTGCGGTGTACGCGGACCCGGACCGGGACGCCCTGCACGTCAAACTCGCTGACGAGGCCTACGCCCTTGGCGGCAACACCGCCGCAGAGTCCTACCTCGTGATGGACAAGCTGATCGAGGTGGCCCACCGCTCCGGCGCCGACGCCATCCACCCCGGCTACGGCTTCCTCGCCGAGAACGCCGAGTTCGCCGCCAAGGTGATCGACGCCGGCATCACCTGGATCGGGCCCTCCCCCGCCGCGATCGCCGCCCTGGGCGACAAGGTCCAGGCCCGCCACATCGCCGAAAAGGTCGGCGCACCGCAGGTTCCCGGCACCGCCGACCCGGTGGAGTCCGCCGAGGAAATCCTTGAGTTCGTGGACAAGTTCGGCCTGCCGGTCGCCATCAAGGCAGCCTTCGGCGGCGGCGGACGCGGCATCAAGGTGGCCCGCACCCGCGAGGAAATCCCCGAGCTCTTCGAATCCGCCGTCCGCGAGGCCGTCGCGGCCTTCGGCCGTGGGGAATGCTTTATTGAACGCTTCCTGGACGCCCCCCGCCACGTCGAGACCCAGTGCCTCGCCGACGCGTACGGCAACGTTGTGGTGGTCTCCACCCGCGACTGCTCGCTGCAGCGCCGGAACCAGAAGCTCGTCGAAGAGGCACCGGCCCCGTTCCTCACGGAGGAGCAGAACCGCCGCCTCTACGAGTCCTCCAAAGCCATCCTCAAGGAGGCCGGCTACCTCGGCGCCGGCACCTGCGAGTTCCTTGTGGGCCAGGACGGCACCATCTCCTTCCTTGAGGTCAACACCCGCCTCCAGGTGGAGCACTGCGTCTCCGAGGAAGTCACCGGCATCGACCTCGTCCGCGAGCAGTTCCGGCTGGCCCGCGGCGAGGAACTCGGCTACGGGGACCCCGAAGTCCGCGGCCACTCGATCGAGTTCCGCATCACCGGCGAGGACCCGGGCCGGAACTTCATGCCCGCCCCCGGCACCATCACACGGCTGTTGAACCCGACCGGCCCCGGCGTGCGGATCGACTCCGGCGTGGAGCAGGGCGATGTCATCAGCGGCAACTTCGACTCCATGCTCTCCAAGCTGATCGTCACCGGCGCCACCCGCGCGCAGGCCCTGCAGCGCGCCCGCCGCGCCCTCGAGGAGATGGTGGTCGAAGGCATCCCCACCGTCATCCCGTTCGACCTTGCTGTGGTCACCAACCCGGATTTCGCCCCCGCCGACGGCCCGTTCAAGGTCCACACCCGCTGGATCGAGACGGCCTTCGTCAACGACATCCCCGCCTGGACGCCGACCGGCACCGAGACTGAACCGGCCGACGGCGGCGAACGCCAGCGCGTCGTCGTCGAGGTCGGCGGCAAGCGCCTGGAGGTGGTTCTCCCGGCGTCGCTGGGTACCGGGACCGGCTCGGGGGCCGCCAAGCCGGCCAAGGTCAAGAAGCGCTCCCGCAGCGGCGGCGGCGTGGCGGCGGCCAGTGGCAACGCCCTGACCTCCCCCATGCAGGGAACCATCGTGAAGGTGGCCGTCGTCGAGGGTGACCTTGTGGCCGAGGGTGATCTCGTTGTGGTGCTCGAGGCCATGAAGATGGAGCAGCCGCTCACCGCGCACCGCGCCGGAATCGTGATCGGGCTGGCCGCCGCGGCCGGCGAAACGGTCTCCGCTGGCGCCATCATCGCGCTGATTGAGGACGCGGCCGCCGAGTAG
- a CDS encoding glutamine amidotransferase, giving the protein MKPFLLLASRAEDAAAEDEYEAYLRYGGLEPAQLRRIRMEAAPLPPLDLSEYSGVIVGGSPFTSSDPAGQKSDVQHRVEHELAALLDRIVPADFPFLGACYGVGTLGRHQGAVIDRTYGEGLGGVTIKLTEDGLVDPLLRGLPESFTAFTGHKEACTLLPSHAVLLASSAACPVHMFRIKNNLYATQFHPELDAQGLATRIDIYRHAGYFPPESAEMLIEDARRFSASEPMKILRNFVELYAR; this is encoded by the coding sequence GTGAAACCATTCCTGCTCCTCGCTTCCCGGGCCGAGGACGCCGCCGCCGAGGACGAATACGAAGCCTACCTGCGCTACGGCGGCCTCGAACCCGCGCAGCTGCGGCGCATCCGAATGGAAGCCGCACCGCTGCCCCCGCTGGACCTTTCCGAGTACTCCGGTGTGATTGTGGGCGGAAGCCCGTTCACGTCCAGCGACCCCGCCGGGCAGAAAAGTGACGTCCAGCACCGGGTGGAGCATGAGCTCGCGGCCCTGCTCGACCGGATCGTGCCGGCGGACTTCCCGTTCCTCGGCGCCTGCTACGGGGTCGGGACGCTGGGCCGGCACCAGGGCGCCGTGATCGACCGGACCTACGGCGAGGGCCTTGGCGGCGTGACCATCAAGCTGACGGAGGACGGGCTGGTGGACCCCTTGCTGCGCGGGCTGCCGGAGAGCTTCACGGCCTTCACCGGCCACAAGGAAGCCTGCACCCTTCTGCCCTCCCACGCGGTGCTCCTGGCCAGCTCCGCTGCCTGCCCGGTGCATATGTTCCGGATCAAGAACAACCTGTACGCCACCCAGTTCCACCCGGAGCTCGATGCGCAGGGCCTGGCCACCAGGATCGACATCTACCGCCATGCGGGCTACTTCCCGCCCGAATCGGCCGAAATGCTGATCGAGGACGCGCGCCGGTTCTCCGCCTCGGAACCGATGAAAATCCTGCGGAACTTCGTGGAGCTCTACGCGCGCTAG
- a CDS encoding IS110 family transposase — translation MTAMSIVAHAHPFVVGVDTHARNHVYAILDATNGALLDTQSFPTTTAGINRAIKWIARRTNADADTLWVIEGAASYGAILAGTVATHGFPVAEAPRMDAKKRRGVGKSDALDAHQIAMAVLPLPVDKLRRPRLHDGVRQGVRILVTARGSMSKDRTRSVNALNALVRGNDLGIDARQKLTGAQITEVSKWRSREEELALSIARAEAVRLAKHVLALDEQLTANENQLDELVKVSDAAPLLEETGFRAISAAKCLAAWSHEGRVRNEAAFASLAGVNPIPASSGNTVRHRLNRGGDRSLNSALHMVAVVRMTHDGETRQYVEKRRAEGRTDKEIRRCIKRYLARRIYRTLSAAAIAINAA, via the coding sequence ATGACCGCCATGTCTATCGTCGCGCATGCCCATCCATTTGTCGTGGGTGTCGACACGCACGCCCGAAACCATGTTTACGCCATCCTCGACGCCACCAACGGCGCACTACTGGATACGCAGTCATTCCCCACCACCACAGCCGGGATCAACCGGGCCATTAAATGGATCGCACGCCGCACCAACGCCGACGCAGACACCCTCTGGGTCATCGAAGGAGCCGCATCCTACGGAGCGATCCTCGCCGGCACCGTGGCAACCCACGGATTCCCAGTCGCCGAAGCGCCGCGCATGGATGCCAAGAAGCGCCGTGGCGTGGGCAAGTCCGATGCCCTGGACGCCCACCAGATCGCCATGGCCGTTCTGCCCCTGCCGGTGGACAAGCTGCGCCGACCACGCCTTCATGACGGGGTCCGCCAGGGCGTGCGGATCCTGGTCACAGCGCGGGGGTCCATGAGCAAGGACCGGACCCGGTCGGTCAACGCGCTCAACGCCCTGGTGCGGGGCAATGACCTGGGCATCGATGCCCGCCAGAAGCTCACAGGCGCCCAGATCACCGAGGTCTCAAAGTGGCGTTCCCGCGAGGAAGAGCTCGCCTTGTCCATCGCCCGTGCTGAGGCCGTGCGGCTGGCCAAACACGTCCTGGCGCTGGATGAGCAACTCACGGCCAACGAGAACCAGCTGGACGAGCTGGTGAAGGTCAGCGATGCCGCACCCTTGCTGGAGGAGACGGGGTTCAGGGCGATCAGCGCCGCGAAGTGCCTCGCCGCGTGGTCGCACGAAGGCAGAGTCCGCAACGAGGCAGCATTTGCCTCCCTGGCCGGGGTAAATCCGATCCCCGCGTCCTCCGGGAACACTGTCCGCCACCGCTTGAACCGGGGCGGTGACCGGTCCCTGAACAGCGCCTTGCACATGGTCGCGGTCGTCAGGATGACCCATGATGGCGAAACCCGCCAGTACGTGGAAAAGCGACGCGCCGAGGGTCGTACGGACAAGGAAATTCGTCGTTGCATCAAACGCTACCTGGCCCGCCGCATCTACCGCACGCTCAGCGCGGCGGCAATAGCGATAAACGCGGCTTGA
- a CDS encoding IS30 family transposase codes for MSRREAAAAVSVHTRTAAEWDLGIRKSGGRRIYADGRVVDYKRGVTTMTSPALAPPTAALEKLIDPRFLSVQEREMIRDLKASGSSMRAIASALGRSASAISRELGRNADALLGYLPHGAQRKAAARRARPKTAKLAGESDLRDYVKAKLLIRWSPEQISHTLVKKFPDQPEMRVSPETIYQALYVQARGGLKREIQAALRTGRTRRKHHQSGEQRTSRFVDPMVMISERPPEIEDRAVPGHWEGDLITGAYNQSAIGTLVERTTRYVMLVHLPNDHTAETVRDGLINTISALPAHLRGSLTWDPGAEMAAHKTFTLATEMQVYFCDPASPWQRGSNENTNGLLRQYFPKSTDLSAYGPEDLEHVAQELNGRPRKTLGWDTPAERLRDLLLTT; via the coding sequence TTGAGTCGGCGGGAGGCGGCCGCAGCGGTCAGCGTGCATACCAGGACAGCGGCGGAGTGGGACCTGGGGATTCGTAAGTCAGGCGGCCGACGCATTTACGCTGATGGGCGGGTGGTCGATTACAAACGTGGTGTGACCACTATGACCTCGCCGGCCCTCGCCCCACCGACAGCGGCTCTCGAGAAACTCATCGACCCGCGATTTCTTAGCGTGCAGGAGCGGGAGATGATCCGGGACCTGAAAGCCTCGGGTTCGTCGATGCGGGCGATCGCCAGCGCGCTTGGCCGTTCGGCTTCAGCGATCAGCCGCGAGCTGGGCCGAAATGCCGATGCCCTGTTGGGCTATCTGCCCCACGGGGCGCAGCGGAAGGCCGCTGCCCGGCGGGCACGACCCAAAACCGCCAAGCTCGCTGGCGAGTCGGACCTGCGCGACTATGTGAAGGCCAAGCTGCTCATACGCTGGTCTCCGGAGCAGATCAGCCACACCCTGGTCAAAAAGTTCCCCGACCAACCGGAGATGCGTGTGAGTCCAGAGACGATTTATCAAGCCCTCTACGTCCAGGCCAGAGGCGGACTCAAACGCGAAATACAGGCCGCGCTGCGCACAGGCCGGACCCGCCGGAAACACCACCAGAGCGGGGAACAGCGCACCTCCCGGTTCGTGGATCCGATGGTCATGATCTCCGAGCGTCCACCCGAGATCGAGGACCGCGCAGTACCCGGCCATTGGGAGGGGGATCTCATCACCGGCGCCTACAACCAGTCCGCGATCGGAACCCTGGTCGAACGCACCACCCGCTACGTGATGCTCGTCCACCTGCCAAATGACCACACCGCCGAAACCGTCCGGGACGGGCTCATCAACACCATCTCTGCCCTGCCGGCACATCTGCGAGGCTCTCTGACCTGGGACCCGGGCGCGGAAATGGCCGCCCACAAGACCTTCACCCTGGCCACCGAAATGCAGGTTTACTTCTGCGACCCAGCCAGCCCCTGGCAGCGCGGTTCGAACGAGAACACCAACGGGCTGCTGCGCCAGTACTTCCCCAAAAGCACCGACCTGTCCGCCTACGGACCTGAAGACCTCGAACACGTCGCCCAGGAGCTCAACGGCCGCCCACGCAAAACGCTCGGCTGGGATACCCCAGCCGAGCGTCTACGTGATTTACTACTAACCACCTAA